One segment of Anatilimnocola aggregata DNA contains the following:
- a CDS encoding DUF1552 domain-containing protein, whose protein sequence is MAQKSWHLNRRGLLKGAGVALALPYLSAMEGVAKVATSVTGKQAPKRFLATYISYGVYMPDGQSGVSRKKPDGTYDHHEWSWWPQGSPGKIESFNKSSEPFEPLKDHVTYLRGLDHKGGYKLGGHSSGDVFLTGADMAEVETTNNISIDQLMAKHLGHLTRHDSLVMGTEGGTGSYQRSKTLSHRGPGKAIPSLHKPQEIFNRLFNPYGDKGIEQVRAGLKRDASILDLLTEDSKSFHGQLGVEDKRKMDEYLESVREIEQRVERNSQWTHTPLPGVDTKGLNLEVNHGGRPADYIRVMYDLAYLAFVTDQTRLATFMTESEYSQDSELWNYANYALGYKGATHDISHKRPADFSGQWDRWRNDNHAYFLKRLANTKEGDGTMLDNTLVLYGSAHPHDAHSGHNYPLQLAGGKNMGFQHGHLHEFVDNKKVPLTNLFVTLLQAMNIPTDKFADSTGTLNQLLRS, encoded by the coding sequence ATGGCACAGAAATCCTGGCACCTCAACCGACGAGGCTTGCTCAAAGGCGCGGGCGTGGCGCTGGCGCTGCCTTACCTCAGTGCGATGGAAGGCGTGGCTAAAGTAGCTACCAGCGTCACGGGCAAACAGGCCCCCAAACGCTTCCTGGCGACGTACATCTCCTACGGCGTGTACATGCCTGATGGTCAGAGTGGCGTCTCGCGCAAGAAGCCGGATGGCACGTACGATCACCACGAGTGGAGCTGGTGGCCTCAGGGATCGCCGGGCAAGATCGAATCTTTCAATAAATCTTCCGAGCCGTTCGAGCCGCTGAAAGACCATGTCACCTACCTGCGCGGCCTGGACCACAAGGGCGGGTACAAGCTGGGTGGACATAGCAGCGGCGATGTGTTCCTGACCGGCGCGGACATGGCCGAGGTCGAGACGACCAACAACATCTCCATCGATCAGCTCATGGCCAAACACCTGGGCCACCTCACGCGCCATGACTCGTTGGTCATGGGTACCGAAGGCGGCACGGGGTCGTATCAAAGATCCAAGACGCTCTCGCACCGCGGTCCGGGCAAGGCGATCCCCTCGCTGCACAAACCGCAGGAGATCTTCAACCGCCTGTTCAACCCCTACGGCGACAAGGGAATCGAACAGGTCCGGGCCGGCCTCAAGCGCGACGCAAGCATCCTCGACCTGCTCACGGAAGACAGCAAGAGCTTCCACGGACAGCTGGGAGTTGAAGATAAGCGGAAGATGGATGAGTATCTCGAATCCGTCCGCGAAATCGAGCAGCGGGTCGAGCGCAATAGCCAGTGGACCCACACGCCGCTGCCGGGAGTTGACACCAAAGGCCTGAACCTGGAAGTCAACCACGGGGGACGCCCCGCTGATTATATCCGCGTGATGTATGACCTGGCCTATCTCGCGTTCGTCACGGACCAGACTCGCCTGGCAACCTTCATGACCGAGAGCGAATATTCCCAGGACAGCGAGCTCTGGAACTACGCCAACTACGCGCTGGGCTACAAGGGCGCGACCCACGACATTTCGCACAAGCGGCCTGCCGACTTCTCCGGCCAGTGGGACCGCTGGCGCAACGACAATCACGCCTACTTCCTCAAGCGACTTGCCAATACGAAAGAGGGCGACGGCACGATGCTCGACAACACACTGGTCCTCTATGGCTCGGCCCATCCACACGACGCGCACAGCGGCCATAACTATCCGCTGCAGCTCGCGGGCGGCAAGAACATGGGATTCCAGCACGGCCATCTGCACGAGTTTGTCGATAACAAAAAGGTACCGCTGACAAATCTGTTTGTAACGCTGCTCCAGGCGATGAACATCCCCACCGACAAGTTTGCCGACAGCACCGGCACACTGAACCAACTACTGAGGTCGTGA
- a CDS encoding DUF1592 domain-containing protein translates to MNRQTHVATTAVLFFLAHCLGTAWQAKSEAADELGKNRAVAAKEGDAQSIAPGLPGFQDGVSPFFQTYCVKCHGPEKSKGKITLHSLDGDLSKGQELEKWEAVLEMLESGEMPPIDESQPTKAQTQAVKHWIESGMRDYVLKASAEKREARTRRLTNVEYENTISDLLGFEFDVIDDLPEDPKHYYHFNNTAELMRIGPEQLDRYLEVARKAMRAAIVDREKPEVFKWRGEWTAVGSDKGLGEDEITAFSGKAISLSGAPRHGEFRLRFSASAIPPAGHDEATLQLNMGDYQGGDHNEKASKNIATFTLNNSPDEPKNFEFRGRIENHPFSTELETKGVNKGKHIDKRTMRVNVIYDDGTLNDGQHYAFTRQMTMPRAVVNWIEFEAPVTDVWPPKHHTEILFDSPLRDTDELAYVRAVLRRFMARAYRRPVTEQEVERFAKIYSLIRPSMETFEAAMRETLAKVLIAPRFLYHTESDPATEEHYAMASRLSYFLWASMPDRELLELAAQEKLTDPAVIERQVSRMLKDERALQFVEDFTLQWLSIEKTLTVPINTQLYPRFLYRVPIGETAGTEMPYRPSTRDYMLQETVGFVGELIRSNASVLNVVDSDFAYLNERLAKHYGVEGVKGMNMRPVPIKPEHQLGGLLTHGSVLIGNGTGTAPHPIYRAVWLREAILGDTVAPPPSEVPALSDSAGASLEQALSIAQLLKKHRTVESCNNCHFRLDPWGIPFEEYNAIGRHQPKVPKDGMRVNGFNAQQHIDLAGYHAYLNSINVVEVDAKSRVPHGPEVNGMRELKAHLLKDRKNEIARNVIRRLLSYGIGRHLTYRDRFAVQELFEEAKAKDFGMRDILISICKSNVFRDSIPTKAD, encoded by the coding sequence ATGAACCGACAAACACACGTTGCAACTACTGCAGTCCTGTTTTTCCTTGCACATTGCCTCGGAACTGCGTGGCAAGCCAAGTCCGAGGCTGCGGACGAGCTGGGCAAGAACCGCGCCGTCGCTGCCAAGGAAGGGGACGCTCAGTCCATCGCCCCAGGTCTGCCGGGATTCCAAGACGGCGTCAGCCCGTTCTTCCAGACCTACTGCGTCAAGTGCCACGGGCCGGAGAAAAGCAAGGGCAAGATCACGCTGCACTCGCTCGATGGCGACTTGTCGAAGGGGCAGGAGCTCGAGAAGTGGGAGGCTGTGCTGGAGATGCTCGAGTCCGGTGAGATGCCGCCCATCGACGAGTCTCAGCCCACTAAGGCCCAGACCCAAGCGGTGAAGCATTGGATCGAGTCGGGGATGCGCGATTACGTACTCAAGGCCAGCGCCGAGAAACGCGAAGCGAGAACGCGCAGGCTGACCAACGTCGAATACGAGAACACGATCAGCGATCTGCTGGGTTTCGAGTTTGACGTCATCGACGATTTGCCCGAAGACCCAAAGCACTATTACCACTTTAACAACACCGCCGAGCTGATGCGGATCGGCCCGGAGCAACTGGACCGCTACCTGGAGGTTGCGCGCAAGGCGATGCGTGCTGCAATCGTTGATCGCGAGAAGCCGGAGGTCTTCAAGTGGCGCGGTGAGTGGACCGCCGTCGGTAGTGATAAGGGGCTTGGTGAGGACGAGATAACCGCCTTCTCGGGTAAAGCAATTAGCTTGAGTGGCGCTCCAAGGCACGGCGAGTTCCGTCTTCGGTTCTCGGCATCTGCGATCCCGCCGGCCGGGCACGACGAAGCGACCCTTCAATTGAATATGGGCGATTACCAGGGCGGAGACCACAACGAAAAAGCATCCAAAAACATTGCAACATTCACGCTCAATAACAGCCCCGATGAGCCTAAGAACTTCGAGTTCCGCGGCCGAATTGAGAACCACCCCTTCTCAACGGAACTAGAAACTAAGGGAGTCAATAAGGGCAAGCATATTGATAAGAGGACTATGAGGGTAAACGTGATCTATGACGACGGTACGCTTAACGATGGCCAACATTATGCGTTTACCCGCCAGATGACGATGCCGCGTGCCGTGGTCAACTGGATCGAGTTTGAAGCGCCGGTGACCGACGTGTGGCCGCCCAAGCACCACACCGAAATCTTGTTCGACTCGCCGCTACGAGACACCGACGAGCTCGCCTACGTCCGTGCTGTGCTGCGGCGCTTCATGGCCCGGGCCTACCGGCGGCCTGTCACCGAGCAGGAGGTCGAGCGGTTCGCCAAAATCTACAGCCTGATCCGCCCGAGCATGGAGACGTTTGAGGCGGCGATGCGCGAGACCCTTGCCAAGGTACTCATCGCGCCGCGGTTCCTGTATCACACGGAGTCGGACCCGGCGACGGAGGAGCACTACGCGATGGCCTCCCGCCTCTCGTACTTCCTCTGGGCGTCGATGCCCGACCGGGAGTTGCTTGAGCTCGCGGCGCAAGAAAAGCTCACTGACCCTGCCGTGATCGAACGGCAGGTGTCGCGGATGCTCAAGGACGAGCGAGCGCTGCAGTTTGTTGAGGACTTCACGCTCCAGTGGCTGAGCATCGAAAAGACGTTGACCGTCCCGATCAACACCCAGCTCTACCCACGGTTCCTGTATCGGGTCCCGATCGGCGAGACGGCCGGGACCGAGATGCCCTACCGCCCATCGACGCGCGACTACATGTTACAGGAGACCGTCGGCTTCGTCGGCGAGTTGATCCGTAGCAACGCGAGTGTTCTCAATGTCGTGGACTCGGATTTCGCCTACCTCAATGAACGGCTCGCAAAGCACTACGGCGTTGAGGGAGTCAAGGGCATGAACATGCGCCCGGTTCCGATCAAGCCCGAGCATCAGCTCGGCGGCTTGCTTACGCACGGCTCAGTGCTGATCGGCAACGGCACGGGCACGGCTCCGCACCCGATCTACCGCGCGGTCTGGCTGCGCGAGGCGATCCTGGGCGACACCGTTGCACCGCCCCCGTCCGAGGTCCCGGCACTTAGCGACTCAGCCGGGGCGTCGCTGGAGCAGGCACTCTCGATTGCCCAACTCCTGAAAAAGCACCGCACAGTCGAGTCCTGCAACAATTGTCACTTCCGACTCGATCCTTGGGGTATCCCGTTCGAGGAGTACAACGCCATCGGCAGGCATCAGCCCAAGGTGCCCAAGGACGGTATGCGCGTCAACGGCTTCAACGCCCAACAGCACATCGACCTCGCCGGCTACCACGCCTATCTCAACTCGATCAACGTCGTCGAGGTCGATGCTAAGTCCCGCGTTCCGCACGGCCCGGAAGTCAACGGGATGCGCGAACTCAAGGCACACTTGCTTAAGGATCGGAAAAATGAAATCGCCAGGAACGTGATCCGCCGTTTGTTATCCTACGGTATCGGCAGGCACCTGACGTACCGTGATCGGTTCGCAGTGCAAGAACTATTTGAGGAGGCCAAAGCGAAAGACTTTGGCATGCGCGACATTCTCATCTCGATCTGCAAGAGCAATGTCTTTCGAGATTCAATACCAACGAAAGCAGACTAA
- a CDS encoding alpha/beta hydrolase — MNDREQNPTPILQHRYPRKSIVFLVLCLVAAPLFARSSYPPILKDARVETYRKIGSTELKLWIFGESDPKTPKPAIVFFFGGGWHGGSPDQFEKQARHFANRGMIAITADYRVESRHGVQVVECVKDAKAAIAWVRENAQRLGIDPDKIAASGGSAGGHLAAATGTITGLGSDERPNAMILFNPATTLAPIAGWQPTGVRPGKLSVKRFGVAAEVISPTHHIGPHTPPTLVLHGREDTTVPYASVVAFESAMKKAERQCKLVGYDGAGHTFFRRAEYYDETLADAEGFLVDLGWFKK, encoded by the coding sequence ATGAATGATCGTGAACAGAACCCAACTCCAATACTTCAACACCGATACCCTCGGAAATCCATCGTCTTTCTCGTGCTCTGCCTCGTCGCCGCGCCGCTTTTCGCTCGGTCTTCTTATCCTCCTATATTGAAAGACGCCCGCGTCGAGACGTACCGAAAGATCGGCTCCACCGAGCTGAAGCTTTGGATCTTCGGGGAATCGGACCCCAAGACGCCGAAGCCCGCGATTGTGTTCTTCTTTGGCGGTGGTTGGCATGGGGGTTCACCGGATCAGTTCGAAAAGCAGGCCCGGCATTTCGCCAATCGCGGCATGATCGCCATCACCGCCGACTACCGAGTGGAGTCCCGGCATGGCGTACAAGTGGTGGAATGCGTGAAAGACGCCAAGGCCGCCATCGCCTGGGTCCGGGAAAATGCTCAGCGTCTCGGCATTGATCCGGACAAGATTGCCGCCTCCGGAGGTTCCGCCGGTGGTCACCTCGCCGCCGCCACCGGCACGATCACTGGTTTGGGCAGCGACGAACGTCCGAACGCCATGATCCTCTTCAACCCTGCCACCACGCTCGCTCCCATCGCGGGCTGGCAACCCACAGGGGTCAGGCCAGGGAAGCTCAGCGTCAAACGATTTGGCGTGGCGGCAGAGGTGATCTCGCCGACACATCACATCGGCCCGCACACGCCGCCGACCCTGGTCCTTCATGGCAGGGAGGACACCACGGTTCCCTACGCTTCCGTCGTCGCGTTCGAGAGTGCGATGAAGAAGGCAGAAAGGCAGTGCAAACTGGTCGGCTACGACGGTGCGGGACACACTTTCTTCCGTCGCGCCGAGTATTACGACGAGACGCTCGCTGATGCCGAAGGTTTCCTTGTCGATCTCGGCTGGTTCAAGAAGTGA
- a CDS encoding SGNH/GDSL hydrolase family protein: protein MKLFALIIPLVLAVFLAGPAHARKRGQPAGDPKLPRVLLIGDSISKGYTPEVQKLLAGKANVHRIPTNGGQTTKGLENLKAWLGDGKWDLIHFNWGLHDLKFGTDGKNFVSPEDYEKNLRELVSRLKATNAKLIWCATTPVPDGDLKPGRKNSDVLAYNAIARKIMDENGVAIDDLYTFALPQLKQIQLRANVHFSPGGSAVLAKQVVASIEPALPKPTTP, encoded by the coding sequence ATGAAACTCTTTGCGCTGATTATCCCCTTAGTCCTCGCCGTTTTTTTGGCGGGGCCCGCCCATGCTCGAAAGCGCGGCCAGCCGGCTGGCGACCCGAAATTGCCACGCGTGCTGCTCATCGGCGACTCCATCTCCAAAGGCTACACACCCGAAGTGCAGAAGCTGCTGGCGGGCAAGGCCAACGTCCATCGCATCCCGACAAACGGCGGGCAGACGACCAAAGGTTTGGAGAATCTGAAGGCCTGGCTCGGTGACGGCAAATGGGATTTGATCCATTTCAACTGGGGTCTCCACGATCTCAAGTTCGGCACTGACGGCAAGAACTTTGTGTCTCCCGAAGACTACGAGAAAAACCTCCGCGAACTGGTCAGCCGACTTAAGGCCACCAACGCGAAGCTGATCTGGTGCGCCACAACGCCCGTGCCGGACGGCGACTTGAAACCCGGTCGCAAAAACAGCGATGTCCTCGCCTACAACGCCATCGCCAGGAAGATCATGGACGAGAACGGCGTCGCGATTGACGATCTCTACACGTTTGCACTGCCGCAGTTGAAGCAGATCCAACTGCGTGCCAACGTACATTTCTCGCCAGGAGGTTCCGCCGTGCTGGCCAAACAAGTGGTTGCCAGCATTGAGCCCGCGCTGCCGAAACCGACCACACCGTGA
- a CDS encoding sialate O-acetylesterase gives MKLIPTLVVLSVLVCGQLLAVERKPLKVFILAGQSNMEGHAKIETFDYIGDDPATAPLLQQMRGADGKPRVCDHVWISYFTGRYDGSANGEGIGKLTAGFGARGDKPTEDGGKIGPEFTFGLTMDAALKEPVLIIKTAWGGRSLNTEFRPPSAGPYEFSEAQLAQMQKQGKDIAAEKALKAKETGRFYRYMVEHVKSVLADPKRVCPAYDPAAGYEISGFVWLQGFNDLVDGNTYPTGQDGKTRDYTNYSKWMADFIRDVRKDLSAPKMPFVIGVLGVGGLKANESTIAFRKAMAAPTALPEFKGNVAAVETAPFWAEELAAIDEKRGKIKAMAATLKNKGKNGPNKDGTMTDAQQKEYLKKYEAEVISPEEAAKWTRGASNAGYHYLGCAKTFALMGQAFAEANLAMLKDQ, from the coding sequence ATGAAACTTATCCCCACTCTCGTTGTGCTCTCTGTACTCGTATGCGGCCAATTACTCGCGGTTGAAAGAAAACCTCTGAAGGTCTTCATTCTTGCCGGTCAATCGAACATGGAGGGGCATGCAAAGATCGAGACCTTTGACTACATCGGCGACGATCCGGCCACCGCACCGCTTTTGCAGCAAATGCGCGGTGCAGATGGCAAACCGCGCGTGTGCGATCACGTTTGGATCTCCTACTTCACCGGCAGGTATGACGGCAGCGCCAATGGCGAGGGAATCGGCAAGCTCACCGCAGGCTTCGGCGCGCGAGGCGATAAGCCGACGGAGGACGGCGGGAAAATCGGCCCGGAATTTACCTTTGGCCTCACGATGGACGCCGCGCTCAAGGAACCTGTGCTCATCATCAAGACGGCGTGGGGCGGCAGGAGCCTGAACACCGAGTTTCGCCCGCCGAGCGCGGGGCCTTACGAGTTCAGCGAGGCGCAGCTCGCGCAAATGCAGAAACAGGGGAAGGACATCGCCGCTGAGAAAGCGTTGAAGGCAAAGGAGACCGGACGCTTCTACCGCTACATGGTCGAGCATGTGAAATCAGTGCTCGCAGACCCGAAGCGCGTCTGCCCGGCTTATGACCCTGCGGCTGGCTACGAAATCTCGGGCTTCGTGTGGCTGCAAGGCTTCAACGACCTCGTGGACGGCAACACTTATCCGACAGGCCAGGACGGCAAGACGCGTGACTACACGAATTACAGCAAGTGGATGGCAGACTTCATCCGCGATGTACGCAAGGATTTGTCCGCGCCGAAAATGCCCTTCGTCATCGGCGTGCTCGGTGTTGGCGGCTTGAAGGCCAACGAAAGCACGATCGCCTTCCGCAAGGCGATGGCTGCGCCGACGGCGTTACCGGAGTTCAAAGGAAACGTTGCCGCCGTGGAGACCGCGCCGTTCTGGGCCGAGGAACTTGCGGCCATTGATGAAAAACGCGGCAAAATCAAAGCGATGGCCGCCACTCTCAAAAACAAAGGCAAGAATGGCCCGAACAAGGACGGCACCATGACCGACGCGCAGCAGAAGGAATATCTCAAGAAGTATGAAGCCGAAGTGATCTCGCCAGAGGAGGCCGCCAAGTGGACACGCGGAGCCTCCAACGCTGGCTATCACTACCTCGGCTGCGCGAAGACGTTCGCGCTCATGGGCCAGGCGTTTGCGGAAGCGAACCTCGCGATGTTGAAAGACCAGTGA
- a CDS encoding arylsulfatase, whose amino-acid sequence MLRQGMSFHLLLACLVGSVVLGANNRAASADRATMAGSKPNIVLVMPDDMGWGDIAAHGNPLIKTPNLDRLYAQGTHFTDFHVSPTCAPTRSSLLSGRHEFKNGVTHTINERERMALTTITLAQVLKSAGYTTGIFGKWHLGDEEPYQPQNRGFDEVFIHGAGGIGQSYPGSCGDAPNNKYFDPAIRHNGTFVKTKGYCTDLFFAQAMKWIKANRSESKSTPFFAYITPNAPHGPLVSPGAQYDKLYEGKEIGGKQLAAGDVAYYSMITNIDDNIGKVLAQLKELDIENDTLVIFMSDNGGTHTRLYSGGYRAGKGSMYSGGTHSPAFWRWPSKLAAGVDCSALTAHIDILPTLAELAGVKLSADLQKQVEGRSLLPLLADPNAQWADLTLVTHVGRWAKGQVAQSKHKSSSIRDSRFRLVEDRELYDLQADRGETTNVIDKHPDEVAKLRSAYDDWWTDVQPLLVNEDAVGPKVNPYKELYWKQFGGGPDDPTKNDSPKKKGKGKK is encoded by the coding sequence ATGCTTCGGCAAGGAATGTCATTTCATCTGCTCCTCGCTTGCCTCGTAGGGAGTGTTGTCCTCGGCGCGAATAACCGCGCGGCCTCCGCCGATCGCGCGACCATGGCGGGTTCGAAGCCGAATATTGTTTTGGTCATGCCGGACGACATGGGCTGGGGAGACATTGCCGCGCATGGCAATCCACTGATCAAAACACCGAACCTTGACCGGCTGTATGCCCAGGGCACACACTTCACGGATTTTCATGTCAGCCCAACCTGCGCTCCGACGCGGTCGTCGCTCTTGAGCGGGAGGCATGAATTCAAGAATGGTGTCACGCACACGATCAACGAACGCGAGCGGATGGCGCTCACGACCATCACCCTAGCTCAGGTTCTGAAGTCGGCCGGTTACACGACCGGCATCTTCGGGAAATGGCATCTGGGCGACGAAGAGCCTTATCAGCCGCAGAATCGCGGATTCGACGAAGTGTTCATTCATGGCGCCGGCGGCATTGGTCAGTCTTATCCCGGCAGTTGCGGTGATGCGCCGAACAACAAGTATTTTGATCCCGCTATTCGCCACAACGGCACTTTTGTGAAGACGAAGGGCTATTGCACTGATCTGTTTTTCGCGCAAGCGATGAAGTGGATCAAGGCGAATCGCAGCGAGAGCAAGAGCACTCCGTTTTTTGCCTACATCACGCCGAATGCTCCGCACGGGCCGCTGGTTAGTCCCGGAGCGCAGTACGACAAGCTCTATGAAGGAAAAGAAATCGGCGGCAAGCAACTGGCCGCTGGCGATGTTGCCTACTACTCAATGATCACGAACATCGACGACAACATCGGCAAGGTGCTGGCACAGCTCAAGGAGTTGGACATCGAAAACGACACGCTCGTGATTTTTATGAGCGACAATGGCGGCACGCACACACGACTGTATAGCGGCGGTTATCGCGCCGGCAAAGGCTCGATGTATTCCGGCGGCACGCACTCGCCGGCGTTCTGGCGCTGGCCGAGTAAGCTCGCAGCAGGTGTTGATTGCTCCGCACTGACCGCGCACATCGACATCCTCCCCACGCTGGCTGAACTCGCCGGCGTTAAGCTAAGCGCCGACCTGCAGAAACAAGTGGAGGGGCGAAGTCTGCTGCCGTTGTTGGCAGATCCCAATGCCCAATGGGCGGATCTTACGCTGGTCACCCATGTCGGCCGTTGGGCCAAAGGGCAAGTGGCCCAGTCGAAGCACAAGAGCTCGTCAATCCGCGATAGCCGCTTCCGGCTGGTGGAAGACCGGGAGCTATACGATCTGCAAGCCGATAGGGGCGAAACGACCAACGTCATCGACAAGCATCCTGACGAGGTTGCGAAGCTCCGCTCGGCCTACGACGATTGGTGGACCGACGTGCAGCCGCTACTGGTCAATGAAGACGCCGTTGGGCCCAAGGTCAATCCTTACAAAGAACTGTATTGGAAGCAATTCGGCGGTGGGCCGGACGACCCGACGAAAAACGACTCGCCGAAGAAGAAAGGGAAAGGGAAGAAATGA
- a CDS encoding arylsulfatase, with amino-acid sequence MKTLSSLFLITLCAVIALNTTAASPPNVIYIMADELGYYEPGFMGGKNIQTPNLDKMAAEGIIFRNLFAGSSVCAPTRCCFLTGKHSGHTSVRANGGGTPLRGEEETIASMLKPLGYATGGFGKWGCGGRDSTGVPEKHGFDVFLGYYDQVHAHTYYPPYLIRNSEEVPLAGNNGGSQGKTYSQYVIHGEAMKFIREHSRQPFLAYLPYTPPHGNFDIPDEDPAWSIYKDKPWSELARRYAAMVTLVDRQVGEVLALLKELGIEQNTLVFFSGDNGGNDYFKSAEHPRGLHLANKHPQTGVEYRGTKGTLYEGGVRVPFIARWPGKMPAGRVSEHLGYFPDVLPTIAEVTGAKAPAGIDGLSILPELIGESAAGRKQATHDYLYWEINGWTAIRQANWRAVRPRAAQSWELYDLSTDPSESKDLAAAQPAVLAKLTDLARQAHQPVQEGTFAATDRHERDRRAKFGKHDEPEPAKGAPQKGNKKKAAK; translated from the coding sequence ATGAAAACGCTCTCCTCACTCTTCCTGATTACGCTCTGCGCTGTCATCGCGCTAAACACCACGGCAGCTTCCCCACCTAACGTCATTTACATCATGGCGGATGAACTCGGTTACTACGAACCAGGCTTCATGGGTGGCAAGAACATCCAAACGCCGAACCTCGACAAGATGGCGGCCGAGGGAATCATCTTCCGTAATTTGTTCGCTGGTTCCTCTGTATGTGCGCCAACCCGCTGTTGCTTTCTGACCGGCAAACATAGCGGACATACGTCGGTGCGCGCGAATGGCGGCGGGACTCCCTTGCGAGGCGAGGAGGAAACGATTGCCTCGATGTTAAAGCCGCTGGGCTATGCGACGGGCGGATTCGGCAAGTGGGGTTGCGGCGGCCGCGACTCGACCGGCGTGCCTGAGAAGCACGGATTCGATGTCTTCCTCGGTTACTACGATCAAGTCCACGCGCACACTTATTACCCGCCCTATCTGATCCGCAATAGCGAAGAGGTCCCGTTGGCGGGTAACAACGGCGGCAGCCAAGGGAAGACTTACTCGCAGTATGTCATTCACGGCGAGGCGATGAAGTTCATCCGTGAGCATAGCCGGCAGCCGTTTTTGGCGTACCTGCCCTATACGCCTCCGCACGGTAATTTCGACATTCCGGACGAAGATCCCGCCTGGTCAATTTACAAAGACAAGCCGTGGTCCGAGCTGGCCCGCCGCTATGCTGCCATGGTCACGCTCGTGGACCGGCAGGTCGGTGAAGTGCTGGCGCTCTTGAAGGAGCTCGGGATCGAGCAGAATACCCTCGTGTTTTTCAGTGGCGACAACGGCGGCAACGATTACTTCAAATCCGCGGAACATCCTCGCGGCCTGCATCTGGCCAACAAGCACCCCCAGACTGGAGTCGAGTATCGGGGCACCAAAGGGACGCTCTATGAAGGTGGCGTTCGGGTTCCCTTCATTGCTCGTTGGCCCGGCAAAATGCCGGCCGGGCGAGTGAGCGAACACCTGGGCTATTTTCCGGACGTGTTACCCACGATTGCCGAAGTTACCGGAGCTAAGGCACCCGCTGGTATTGATGGCCTCTCGATCTTACCCGAGTTGATCGGTGAATCAGCCGCAGGCCGCAAGCAGGCGACGCACGATTATCTCTATTGGGAGATCAACGGCTGGACCGCAATCCGGCAAGCCAATTGGCGCGCGGTTCGTCCGCGCGCAGCGCAATCTTGGGAACTGTATGACCTGTCCACCGACCCGAGCGAATCCAAGGATCTGGCAGCTGCGCAGCCCGCGGTGCTCGCTAAGTTGACTGACCTGGCCAGGCAGGCTCACCAGCCGGTTCAGGAAGGGACGTTTGCTGCGACGGACCGTCACGAACGCGATCGGCGTGCCAAATTCGGCAAGCACGATGAACCTGAACCTGCCAAAGGAGCGCCCCAGAAAGGCAACAAAAAGAAAGCAGCAAAGTGA